The following are encoded in a window of Desulfurellaceae bacterium genomic DNA:
- a CDS encoding MaoC family dehydratase encodes MPVKAGWEGRYYEDFEVGDVYRCRLGRTVTENDNIWFTLLTNNTNQIHFNTEYGKQTEFGQCLINSVLTLAIVAGLGVADVSENGFNLGWDNVVLPNPVFAGDTLYSESEVLETRESRSKPQWGIVKVETRGVKQDGTLVCKYTRNVMVWKKAHAPKQDLFPEVKQA; translated from the coding sequence ATGCCAGTCAAAGCCGGTTGGGAAGGTCGTTATTATGAAGATTTTGAGGTCGGGGACGTGTACCGCTGTCGGCTCGGTCGGACGGTGACCGAAAACGATAACATCTGGTTTACCCTGCTGACCAACAACACCAACCAGATCCATTTCAATACCGAGTACGGCAAACAGACCGAGTTCGGCCAGTGTCTGATCAACAGTGTGCTGACCCTGGCGATTGTGGCCGGGCTGGGCGTAGCCGATGTGAGCGAGAACGGCTTTAACCTGGGCTGGGACAATGTCGTCCTGCCCAACCCGGTCTTTGCCGGCGACACCCTGTACTCCGAATCCGAAGTCCTGGAAACGCGCGAGTCCCGGTCCAAACCCCAGTGGGGCATCGTCAAGGTCGAAACGCGCGGCGTCAAACAGGACGGCACTCTGGTGTGTAAATATACGCGCAACGTCATGGTCTGGAAAAAGGCCCACGCGCCAAAGCAGGACCTCTTCCCTGAGGTCAAACAGGCCTGA